A genomic segment from Dermatobacter hominis encodes:
- a CDS encoding AI-2E family transporter, producing the protein MAVEQEPAPDDPVARQARPARSPVLLVDLDWRSVATVLALLVALALVVGAVRTASIGVTLIVVALFVAMALDPLVGRVQRTGVARGVAVLGVVVLVGAAFGLFVALAGPQLVSQTRTLGTELPRTVDSLRDVPVLGPHLVEWGVPRKVSEFLASLPERIGQEDANLGDVAKGVGFGLGAFVLGLLVTIGALLEGPRLVDTVRGAVPASGRPRADDIGRIVYSVIGRYFAGSLLIALLNGIWVSVWALIAGAPLSPVLGVWAALTSLIPQIGGLMGFVVVVLVSLAAGLVPAVIMTVTFLVFMLLTNHVLQPTIVGRAVQLSAPVTMLAAISGFTVGGVVGALFAVPTVGAIKAVVSYVRHPDEPPPSHPEHHSRFSLHRVVARLRHRARAADGGAAVVPDASARAAAPPARAAAPVGADGRLPPAWFSPPG; encoded by the coding sequence ATGGCCGTCGAGCAGGAGCCCGCGCCCGACGACCCGGTGGCGCGCCAGGCCCGCCCGGCGCGGTCGCCGGTGCTCCTCGTCGACCTCGACTGGCGCAGCGTCGCCACGGTGCTCGCGCTCCTCGTCGCGCTGGCCCTGGTGGTCGGCGCGGTGCGCACGGCCTCGATCGGCGTCACGCTCATCGTCGTCGCCCTGTTCGTCGCGATGGCGCTCGACCCGCTCGTGGGGCGCGTGCAGCGCACCGGCGTCGCCCGCGGCGTCGCGGTGCTGGGCGTGGTGGTCCTCGTCGGCGCGGCGTTCGGGTTGTTCGTCGCGCTCGCGGGCCCGCAGCTCGTGAGCCAGACGAGGACGCTCGGCACCGAGCTGCCGCGGACGGTCGACTCGCTGCGCGACGTCCCGGTGCTCGGTCCGCACCTTGTGGAGTGGGGCGTGCCCCGGAAGGTGAGCGAGTTCCTCGCCTCCCTCCCGGAGCGAATCGGCCAGGAGGACGCCAACCTCGGCGACGTCGCCAAGGGCGTCGGCTTCGGGCTCGGCGCGTTCGTGCTCGGGCTCCTGGTCACGATCGGCGCGCTGCTCGAGGGGCCGCGGCTGGTCGACACCGTCCGCGGCGCCGTGCCGGCGTCGGGGCGGCCCCGTGCCGACGACATCGGCCGCATCGTCTACTCGGTCATCGGCCGGTACTTCGCCGGGTCGCTGCTGATCGCGCTGCTCAACGGGATCTGGGTCTCCGTGTGGGCGCTGATCGCCGGCGCGCCGTTGAGCCCGGTCCTCGGCGTCTGGGCGGCGCTCACCTCGCTGATCCCCCAGATCGGCGGGCTCATGGGCTTCGTCGTCGTCGTGCTCGTGAGCCTGGCCGCCGGCCTCGTGCCCGCCGTGATCATGACCGTGACGTTCCTGGTCTTCATGCTGCTGACGAACCACGTGCTGCAGCCGACGATCGTCGGACGGGCGGTCCAGCTCTCCGCCCCGGTCACCATGCTCGCCGCCATCTCGGGCTTCACCGTGGGCGGCGTGGTGGGGGCGCTCTTCGCGGTGCCGACGGTGGGCGCGATCAAGGCGGTGGTCAGCTACGTCCGCCACCCCGACGAGCCGCCGCCGTCGCACCCGGAGCACCACTCCCGCTTCAGCCTCCACCGGGTGGTGGCGCGGCTCCGGCACCGGGCGCGTGCGGCCGATGGCGGTGCCGCCGTCGTACCCGATGCGTCGGCGCGTGCCGCCGCCCCGCCCGCCCGAGCCGCAGCGCCCGTCGGAGCCGACGGACGGCTGCCGCCGGCCTGGTTCAGCCCGCCGGGCTGA
- a CDS encoding AI-2E family transporter translates to MRAILVVGVVAVCVGVALRAAGPVMWFVEAALVAALAAPVLGRMRRHMPAAVAVLALTAAALVVVGVLGAVAFSELHDEAFRFRDSVPSAVRDLQRDKPFGGLMEDLKVAEQVDRLSDGLAERFELGADLPGLATALGGKVSTGFIIWVLSVMLVFTGPGMVDATVGLLPDRAARAVGPALRRAYGDVVRYLGLTSLRALVVGVAVYAVASALGIDMPALLAVVAAVCAYIPYVGLVLGGLPLALLAVLNGTTEAALIFLGAVAAQTIDSLVVQPRIDRRSFSFGMFPTLVVAIIGFGLYGVVGLFLGIFAGALLLALGVELGPDLGMGRTGPAGGGDGATDAGEVLDDVPDELPVGDDGAAVRAGSAAAAGT, encoded by the coding sequence GTGCGGGCGATCCTCGTCGTCGGCGTCGTGGCGGTGTGCGTCGGCGTCGCGCTCCGCGCCGCGGGGCCGGTGATGTGGTTCGTCGAGGCGGCGCTGGTGGCCGCGCTCGCAGCGCCGGTGCTCGGCCGGATGCGGCGCCACATGCCGGCGGCCGTCGCCGTGCTGGCCCTGACCGCCGCCGCGCTGGTCGTCGTGGGCGTGCTGGGAGCGGTGGCGTTCAGCGAGCTGCACGACGAGGCGTTCCGGTTCCGCGACAGCGTCCCGTCGGCGGTGCGCGACCTCCAGCGTGACAAGCCCTTCGGCGGGCTCATGGAGGACCTCAAGGTCGCCGAGCAGGTGGATCGCCTCTCCGACGGCCTGGCCGAGCGGTTCGAGCTCGGCGCCGACCTGCCGGGGCTGGCCACGGCCCTCGGCGGCAAGGTCTCGACCGGGTTCATCATCTGGGTGCTGTCGGTGATGCTCGTCTTCACCGGCCCCGGCATGGTCGACGCGACCGTCGGCCTGCTGCCCGACCGCGCCGCGAGGGCGGTCGGCCCGGCGCTGCGGCGCGCCTACGGCGACGTCGTGCGCTACCTCGGGCTGACCTCGCTGCGCGCCCTCGTCGTCGGCGTCGCCGTCTACGCGGTCGCGTCAGCGCTCGGCATCGACATGCCCGCCCTGCTGGCCGTGGTCGCCGCGGTCTGCGCGTACATCCCGTACGTGGGCCTGGTCCTGGGCGGCCTGCCGCTGGCGCTGCTCGCCGTCCTCAACGGCACGACCGAGGCGGCGCTGATCTTCCTCGGCGCGGTGGCCGCGCAGACGATCGACTCGCTGGTGGTGCAGCCGCGCATCGACCGACGCTCGTTCTCGTTCGGGATGTTCCCCACGCTCGTCGTGGCCATCATCGGCTTCGGGCTCTACGGCGTGGTCGGGCTGTTCCTCGGCATCTTCGCCGGCGCGCTCCTGCTGGCGCTGGGCGTGGAGCTCGGGCCCGACCTCGGGATGGGGCGGACCGGACCGGCCGGCGGCGGCGACGGGGCCACCGACGCGGGCGAGGTGCTCGACGACGTGCCCGACGAGCTGCCGGTCGGCGACGACGGGGCGGCCGTCAGGGCCGGCTCGGCCGCAGCAGCCGGGACGTGA
- the hemL gene encoding glutamate-1-semialdehyde 2,1-aminomutase — protein sequence MTTNEELYQRGLQVIPGGVNSPVRAFRSVGGTPYFVESGRGSRVRDVEGREFIDYVQSYGASILGHAHPMVVEAIQKAATRGSTFGAPTEGEVRMAEEIVARIPGLEQVRLVSSGTEATMSAIRLARGVTGRDRIVKFEGNYHGHSDALLAAAGSGVAEAVLGTEARPDSGGVTPGAVADTIVLPYNVVPRLDESVAVVIVEPLAANMGLVPPVDGFLAGLRAECTRVGALLLFDEVITGFRICVGGATEWSGVTPDLWCFGKVIGGGLPVGAFGATAEIMAHLAPLGSVYQAGTLSGNPLATAAGLTVLSQLDAAAYDQLSATADTLAEGLRSAFAAAGVPAVVPRVGPLLGVFFGPGGGAAVEQPVDFATAAGLVAVGRYPAWFHGMLDRGIALAPGPYEVLFPSLAHTAEDVEATIAAAHEVAATL from the coding sequence GTGACCACCAACGAGGAGCTGTACCAGCGCGGCCTGCAGGTCATCCCCGGCGGGGTGAACTCGCCGGTGCGGGCCTTCCGGTCGGTCGGCGGGACGCCGTACTTCGTCGAGTCGGGCCGCGGCTCACGGGTCCGCGACGTCGAGGGCCGCGAGTTCATCGACTACGTCCAGAGCTACGGCGCGTCGATCCTCGGCCACGCCCACCCGATGGTCGTCGAGGCGATCCAGAAGGCGGCCACCCGCGGCTCGACGTTCGGCGCCCCGACCGAGGGCGAGGTCCGGATGGCCGAGGAGATCGTCGCCCGCATCCCGGGCCTCGAGCAGGTGCGCCTGGTCAGCTCCGGCACCGAGGCGACCATGTCGGCGATCCGGCTGGCCCGGGGGGTCACGGGCCGGGACCGGATCGTGAAGTTCGAGGGCAACTACCACGGCCACTCCGACGCGCTGCTCGCCGCCGCCGGCTCCGGGGTGGCCGAGGCCGTGCTCGGGACCGAGGCCCGGCCCGACTCCGGCGGCGTGACACCCGGAGCCGTCGCCGACACGATCGTGCTCCCGTACAACGTGGTGCCCCGCCTCGACGAGTCCGTGGCCGTCGTGATCGTCGAGCCGCTCGCGGCCAACATGGGCCTGGTCCCGCCGGTCGACGGCTTCCTGGCCGGGCTGCGCGCCGAGTGCACGCGGGTCGGCGCCCTCCTGCTGTTCGACGAGGTCATCACCGGCTTCCGCATCTGCGTCGGCGGCGCCACCGAGTGGTCCGGGGTCACGCCCGACCTGTGGTGCTTCGGGAAGGTGATCGGCGGCGGTCTGCCGGTCGGCGCCTTCGGTGCGACGGCCGAGATCATGGCCCACCTCGCGCCCCTCGGGTCCGTGTACCAGGCGGGCACGCTGTCGGGGAACCCGCTCGCCACCGCGGCCGGGCTCACCGTGCTGTCGCAGCTCGACGCCGCGGCCTACGACCAGCTCTCGGCCACGGCCGACACGCTGGCCGAGGGCCTCCGCTCGGCCTTCGCCGCGGCCGGGGTGCCCGCCGTCGTGCCCCGCGTCGGGCCCCTGCTCGGCGTGTTCTTCGGCCCGGGCGGCGGCGCCGCGGTGGAGCAGCCGGTCGACTTCGCCACCGCCGCCGGGCTGGTCGCCGTCGGTCGCTACCCGGCCTGGTTCCACGGGATGCTCGACCGGGGCATCGCCCTGGCCCCCGGCCCGTACGAGGTGCTGTTCCCGTCGCTCGCCCACACGGCCGAGGACGTCGAGGCGACGATCGCCGCCGCCCACGAGGTCGCCGCCACGCTCTGA
- the hemB gene encoding porphobilinogen synthase, protein MSFPQTRLRRLRRTPALRRLVAETRLGVDDLVAPLFVREGIDEPVPVPSLPGVVQHSRESLRKEVAELVDLGIDAVILFGVPATKDPEGSGASDPDGIVQVALRDLRDDLGDRVVLMADLCIDEYTDHGHCGLVTPDGRVDNDATLEVYGEVAIAQAGAGADICAPSGMMDGQVLAIRDALDEEGHEDVAILAYAAKYASALYGPFRDAVDVSIADGGDRTAYQQDWANAREAMAEIREDVGEGADMIMVKPAMTYLDVIARARAEVDVPIAAYHVSGEYAMVHAAAERGWIDGDAVALEQITAVKRAGADMVLTYFARALAERLQ, encoded by the coding sequence GTGAGCTTCCCCCAGACCCGCCTCCGCCGCCTGCGCCGCACCCCGGCGCTGCGCCGGCTCGTGGCCGAGACCCGCCTCGGCGTCGACGACCTGGTGGCCCCGCTGTTCGTGCGGGAGGGCATCGACGAGCCGGTGCCGGTGCCGTCGCTCCCGGGCGTCGTGCAGCACTCCCGCGAGTCCCTCCGCAAGGAGGTCGCCGAGCTCGTCGACCTGGGCATCGACGCCGTCATCCTCTTCGGCGTGCCCGCGACCAAGGACCCCGAGGGCTCGGGGGCGTCGGACCCCGACGGCATCGTCCAGGTCGCGCTGCGCGACCTGCGCGACGACCTGGGCGACCGCGTCGTGCTGATGGCCGACCTCTGCATCGACGAGTACACCGACCACGGCCACTGCGGCCTCGTTACCCCCGACGGCCGGGTCGACAACGACGCCACGCTCGAGGTGTACGGCGAGGTGGCGATCGCCCAGGCCGGCGCCGGCGCCGACATCTGCGCCCCGTCCGGGATGATGGACGGCCAGGTGCTCGCGATCCGTGACGCCCTCGACGAGGAGGGCCACGAGGACGTGGCGATCCTGGCCTACGCGGCCAAGTACGCCTCGGCGCTCTACGGCCCGTTCCGCGACGCCGTCGACGTGAGCATCGCCGACGGCGGCGACCGCACGGCCTACCAGCAGGACTGGGCCAACGCCCGGGAGGCGATGGCCGAGATCCGAGAGGACGTCGGCGAGGGCGCCGACATGATCATGGTCAAGCCGGCCATGACCTACCTCGACGTCATCGCCCGGGCGCGGGCCGAGGTCGACGTGCCGATCGCGGCGTACCACGTGAGCGGCGAGTACGCGATGGTCCACGCCGCGGCCGAGCGGGGCTGGATCGACGGCGACGCGGTCGCGCTCGAGCAGATCACCGCGGTGAAGCGGGCGGGTGCCGACATGGTGCTGACCTACTTCGCCCGCGCGCTCGCCGAGCGCCTGCAGTGA
- a CDS encoding HAD family hydrolase has translation MADLQAVVFDFDGLVIDTEWCEYVTAAEQFRAHGTELNLELWKTFIGSLEHPHWTDILEEQLGRPVDRDVIVPARRRAHAECTAGLEPLPGVVTLRDAVVAAGLPVAIASSSPDDWVTGHLAEQGLLDRFPVRATGDEVHRTKPDPAVYLLACERLGVDPSATVAIEDSVNGVAAAKAAGMAAVAVPGSLTRGMDFSHADLEVGSCLELSPDVLRGLVE, from the coding sequence GTGGCCGACCTGCAGGCGGTGGTCTTCGACTTCGACGGGCTCGTGATCGACACCGAGTGGTGCGAGTACGTGACCGCCGCGGAGCAGTTCCGCGCCCACGGCACGGAGCTCAACCTCGAGCTGTGGAAGACCTTCATCGGCTCGCTCGAGCACCCGCACTGGACCGACATCCTCGAGGAGCAGCTGGGCCGCCCGGTCGACCGGGACGTCATCGTGCCCGCCCGCCGACGGGCCCACGCCGAGTGCACCGCCGGGCTCGAGCCGCTGCCGGGGGTGGTGACGCTGCGCGACGCCGTCGTCGCCGCCGGTCTGCCGGTCGCGATCGCCTCGTCGTCGCCCGACGACTGGGTGACCGGGCACCTCGCCGAGCAGGGCCTCCTCGACCGCTTCCCCGTGCGGGCCACCGGCGACGAGGTCCACCGGACGAAGCCGGACCCCGCCGTCTACCTCCTCGCGTGCGAACGCCTCGGCGTCGATCCCTCGGCGACCGTCGCGATCGAGGACTCGGTCAACGGCGTCGCCGCGGCGAAGGCGGCCGGGATGGCCGCGGTGGCGGTCCCCGGGTCGCTCACCCGCGGCATGGACTTCTCGCACGCCGACCTCGAGGTCGGCTCCTGTCTGGAGCTGAGCCCCGACGTGCTGCGCGGGCTCGTCGAGTGA
- the cobA gene encoding uroporphyrinogen-III C-methyltransferase: protein MTVYLVGAGPGDPGLLTLRGAEVLRRADVVVHDRLSARELLDLAPDGAARIDVGKSPDGPSTSQDEINELLVAHGRAGRTVVRLKGGDPFVFARGAEEAAALAAAGVPYEVVPGITSAIAVPAYAGIPVTLRYSSTSVTIVTGHEDPTKGRTDVGWEALAQVGGTIVVLMGVKHLREIAARLVAGGLPPDTPAAAIRWGTRSEQSTVRATLSTLADRALRPPATIVIGEVAGEHLDWFERRPLLGRSVVVTRTRDQSPELARHLREAGAEVVIAPTIRIGEPADGGAALREAVADVGSYDWVVLTSPNGAARFVAELRDGRDLAGVRVAVMGPGTGAALSGAHVVADLVPPHFVAESLLEAFPDPPEGGGRVLLARAAVARDVLPDGLRARGWTVDVVEAYRTEAVDYDDEVRAQVAAADAVTFTSSSTVEHFVAAMGGPDAAAAGAPPVVACIGPVTAATARRLGLTVTAEAEVHAIDGLVSSVVAALAGPRG, encoded by the coding sequence GTGACCGTGTACCTCGTCGGCGCCGGTCCGGGCGACCCCGGTCTGCTCACGCTGCGAGGGGCCGAGGTGCTCCGCCGCGCCGACGTCGTCGTGCACGACCGGCTGTCGGCCCGTGAGCTGCTCGACCTCGCGCCCGACGGCGCAGCCCGCATCGACGTCGGCAAGTCCCCCGACGGCCCGTCGACCTCGCAGGACGAGATCAACGAGCTGCTCGTCGCCCACGGCCGTGCGGGTCGCACGGTCGTGCGCCTGAAGGGCGGCGACCCGTTCGTGTTCGCCCGGGGGGCCGAGGAGGCCGCCGCGCTCGCCGCGGCCGGCGTCCCGTACGAGGTCGTGCCGGGCATCACGTCGGCGATCGCCGTCCCCGCCTACGCCGGCATCCCCGTCACCCTGCGCTACTCGTCGACCAGCGTCACGATCGTCACCGGCCACGAGGATCCGACGAAGGGCCGCACCGACGTCGGCTGGGAGGCGCTGGCGCAGGTCGGCGGCACCATCGTCGTGCTCATGGGGGTGAAGCACCTGCGCGAGATCGCGGCGCGGCTCGTGGCCGGCGGCCTCCCGCCCGACACCCCCGCCGCGGCGATCCGGTGGGGGACCCGCTCCGAGCAGTCGACGGTGCGGGCGACGCTGTCGACGCTCGCGGACCGGGCGCTGCGGCCGCCCGCCACGATCGTCATCGGCGAGGTCGCGGGGGAGCACCTCGACTGGTTCGAGCGCCGTCCGCTCCTCGGCCGGTCGGTCGTCGTGACCCGCACCCGCGACCAGTCGCCCGAGCTCGCCCGCCACCTCCGCGAGGCGGGGGCCGAGGTCGTGATCGCGCCCACGATCCGCATCGGCGAACCGGCCGACGGCGGGGCCGCGCTGCGCGAGGCCGTGGCGGACGTCGGCTCCTACGACTGGGTCGTGCTCACCTCGCCAAACGGCGCCGCCCGCTTCGTGGCCGAGCTGCGTGACGGACGCGACCTGGCCGGGGTCCGCGTCGCGGTGATGGGCCCGGGGACCGGCGCGGCGCTCTCCGGTGCGCACGTCGTCGCCGACCTCGTCCCGCCGCACTTCGTCGCCGAGTCGCTGCTCGAGGCCTTCCCCGACCCGCCCGAGGGCGGCGGACGGGTGCTGCTGGCCCGGGCCGCGGTCGCCCGCGACGTCCTGCCCGACGGGTTGCGGGCCCGCGGCTGGACCGTCGACGTCGTCGAGGCGTACCGGACCGAGGCGGTCGACTACGACGACGAGGTCCGGGCGCAGGTCGCGGCGGCCGACGCGGTCACGTTCACGTCGTCGTCGACGGTCGAGCACTTCGTCGCCGCCATGGGCGGACCCGATGCCGCGGCGGCGGGGGCCCCGCCGGTGGTGGCCTGCATCGGACCGGTCACCGCGGCGACGGCGCGCCGGCTGGGCCTGACCGTCACGGCCGAGGCCGAGGTGCACGCGATCGACGGGCTCGTCAGCTCGGTCGTCGCCGCCCTCGCCGGCCCCCGGGGCTGA
- the hemC gene encoding hydroxymethylbilane synthase, which yields MRVRIAARASPLARWQADHVASLIRSVRADVDVVVEPLSTEGDRRTDVPLSEIGGKGVFATEVQAAVLDGRADLAVHSGKDLPARTPDGLVIAAVPERGDVRDALVGRRLVDLPTDGIVATGSARRRVQLAHLRPDLRFAELRGNMATRLRKAEDFDAIVVAAVALERLGLGDRLTDVLPATLVVPQVAQGALVVECRLDDGPLRSLLSRIEHAPSRRTVDAERAFLTELGGDCTLPAGAHATLLPDESDGPGVLSVRAILGGEPDADGRVEVHHGVEVGDDPERVGATLAARLRAQVDAAGRGPGGAA from the coding sequence GTGCGGGTCCGGATCGCCGCGCGTGCCTCCCCGCTGGCGCGCTGGCAGGCCGACCACGTCGCCTCGCTGATCCGGTCCGTCCGCGCCGACGTCGACGTCGTCGTCGAGCCGCTGAGCACCGAGGGCGACCGGCGCACCGACGTCCCGCTGTCGGAGATCGGCGGCAAGGGCGTGTTCGCCACCGAGGTGCAGGCGGCGGTGCTCGACGGCCGTGCCGACCTCGCCGTGCACTCGGGGAAGGACCTGCCGGCCCGCACGCCCGACGGGCTCGTGATCGCCGCGGTCCCCGAGCGGGGCGACGTGCGGGACGCCCTCGTCGGGCGCCGGCTCGTCGACCTGCCCACCGACGGCATCGTCGCCACCGGGTCGGCCCGCCGCCGGGTCCAGCTCGCGCACCTGCGACCGGACCTCCGGTTCGCGGAGCTGCGCGGCAACATGGCGACGCGCCTCCGCAAGGCCGAGGACTTCGACGCGATCGTCGTGGCCGCCGTCGCGCTCGAGCGGCTCGGGCTCGGGGACCGGCTCACCGACGTCCTGCCCGCGACGCTCGTCGTGCCCCAGGTCGCGCAGGGCGCGCTCGTGGTGGAGTGCCGGCTCGACGACGGGCCCCTGCGGTCGCTGCTGTCGCGGATCGAGCACGCGCCCAGCCGGCGCACCGTCGACGCCGAACGGGCCTTCCTCACCGAGCTGGGCGGGGACTGCACCCTCCCCGCCGGCGCGCACGCGACGCTCCTGCCCGACGAGTCGGACGGGCCCGGCGTGCTGAGCGTCCGGGCCATCCTCGGCGGCGAGCCCGATGCCGACGGCCGCGTCGAGGTGCACCACGGGGTCGAGGTCGGCGACGACCCCGAGCGGGTGGGCGCCACGCTGGCGGCCCGCCTGCGCGCCCAGGTCGACGCCGCGGGTCGAGGACCGGGCGGTGCGGCGTGA
- a CDS encoding glutamyl-tRNA reductase: protein MSVVVVGANHRTAPLDLLERMAVTGDRLPKLLHALDGGADTSEVVVLATCNRTEVYLIAERFHGAYAEVRDFFADLTYLPPERFAESLYVHYDDQAVRHLFEVAAGLDSAVPGEHEILGQVRDAWEVARLEGTARRGLNLLFRHALEVGKRARTETSIARHVTSVSQAAVILAGERLVELRGVDRPTGDAGACTAAGARAGLSGARAVLVGAGSMGRGMGAFLADAGVAEMVVANRTPERAAELVRQATAGRDHLSARAAGLDELPAAMAGADVVFAATGAPDAVVTPELVAPALVGRAEPLVIVDIAMPRDVDPAVAALQGVELLDMDAVAAFTEAGIAGRRREVAAVREIVEEEIARHAAATNARQVAPIITSLREKAECIRCSELERSSGRLSGLTDAQLDAVEAMTRGLVAKLLHEPTVRLRDAAGSARGDRLVDAVRDLFDLPDGAEPGAALAGNPVPDDADGAVAPDDAAGR, encoded by the coding sequence GTGTCTGTCGTCGTCGTTGGAGCGAACCACCGCACCGCACCGCTCGACCTCCTCGAGCGCATGGCGGTCACCGGTGACCGCCTCCCCAAGCTGCTGCACGCGCTCGACGGCGGTGCCGACACGTCCGAGGTCGTGGTCCTCGCCACGTGCAACCGGACCGAGGTGTACCTGATCGCCGAGCGGTTCCACGGCGCCTACGCCGAGGTGCGCGACTTCTTCGCGGACCTCACCTACCTGCCGCCCGAGCGCTTCGCCGAGAGCCTGTACGTCCACTACGACGACCAGGCGGTGCGCCACCTGTTCGAGGTGGCCGCCGGGCTCGACTCCGCGGTGCCGGGCGAGCACGAGATCCTCGGCCAGGTCCGCGACGCGTGGGAGGTCGCCCGGCTCGAGGGCACCGCGCGCCGGGGCCTCAACCTCCTCTTCCGCCACGCCCTCGAGGTCGGCAAGCGGGCCCGCACCGAGACCTCGATCGCCCGTCACGTCACCTCGGTGTCGCAGGCGGCGGTCATCCTCGCCGGCGAGCGCCTCGTCGAGCTGCGCGGCGTCGACCGGCCCACCGGCGACGCCGGGGCCTGCACCGCCGCCGGTGCCCGGGCCGGTCTGTCCGGTGCCCGCGCCGTGCTCGTCGGCGCCGGCTCCATGGGGCGGGGCATGGGCGCGTTCCTGGCGGACGCGGGCGTGGCCGAGATGGTCGTCGCCAACCGCACGCCCGAGCGCGCCGCCGAGCTGGTCCGCCAGGCCACCGCCGGTCGCGACCACCTGTCCGCCCGGGCCGCCGGCCTCGACGAGCTGCCCGCCGCCATGGCCGGCGCCGACGTCGTGTTCGCCGCCACCGGTGCGCCCGACGCCGTCGTCACCCCCGAGCTCGTCGCCCCCGCCCTCGTCGGCCGGGCCGAACCGCTCGTGATCGTCGACATCGCGATGCCGCGCGACGTCGATCCCGCCGTGGCCGCGCTGCAGGGCGTCGAGCTGCTCGACATGGACGCGGTGGCCGCCTTCACCGAGGCGGGCATCGCCGGGCGCCGCCGCGAGGTCGCCGCCGTCCGGGAGATCGTCGAGGAGGAGATCGCCCGCCACGCCGCGGCGACCAACGCCCGACAGGTCGCCCCGATCATCACCTCGCTGCGCGAGAAGGCCGAGTGCATCCGCTGCTCGGAGCTCGAGCGGTCCTCCGGCCGGCTGTCGGGGCTCACCGACGCCCAGCTCGACGCCGTCGAGGCCATGACGAGGGGCCTGGTCGCCAAGCTGCTCCACGAGCCGACCGTCCGCCTGCGCGACGCCGCCGGCTCGGCCCGGGGCGACCGGCTGGTCGACGCCGTCCGTGACCTCTTCGACCTCCCCGACGGTGCCGAGCCCGGGGCCGCCCTCGCCGGCAACCCGGTGCCCGACGACGCCGACGGCGCGGTCGCACCGGACGACGCAGCCGGGCGCTGA
- a CDS encoding redox-sensing transcriptional repressor Rex, whose translation MPPSGRASIPEATVARLPLYHRCLLDLQAEGRSKVSSEQLADLAGVNAAKVRKDLSHFGSYGTRGVGYDVDHLLVEIATELNLDHDWPCVIVGAGNLGSALATFAGFTNRGFTVVGVLDVDPDKVGRELGSLTVRHQDELAELVAAEGVAIGIVAVPPAAAQEAADRLVEVGITSILNFAPTVLDVPSGVQVRDVDLAVELQILAFHEDRSRSARSTRSAG comes from the coding sequence ATGCCACCGTCGGGCCGCGCCTCCATCCCCGAGGCCACCGTCGCGCGCCTGCCGCTGTACCACCGCTGCCTGCTCGACCTGCAGGCCGAGGGCCGCAGCAAGGTCTCCTCGGAGCAGCTCGCCGACCTGGCGGGCGTGAACGCCGCCAAGGTCCGCAAGGACCTGTCGCACTTCGGCTCCTACGGCACCCGGGGCGTGGGCTACGACGTCGACCACCTCCTCGTCGAGATCGCGACCGAGCTGAACCTCGACCACGACTGGCCCTGCGTCATCGTGGGCGCCGGCAACCTGGGCTCCGCCCTGGCCACCTTCGCCGGGTTCACGAACCGGGGCTTCACGGTCGTCGGCGTCCTCGACGTCGATCCCGACAAGGTCGGTCGCGAGCTCGGTTCCCTCACGGTCCGCCACCAGGACGAGCTGGCCGAGCTGGTCGCGGCCGAGGGCGTCGCCATCGGCATCGTCGCCGTGCCGCCGGCGGCGGCCCAGGAGGCGGCCGACCGGCTGGTCGAGGTGGGCATCACCTCGATCCTGAACTTCGCCCCGACGGTGCTCGACGTGCCGAGCGGGGTGCAGGTCCGGGACGTGGACCTGGCCGTCGAGCTGCAGATCCTCGCCTTCCACGAGGACCGCTCCCGCTCCGCGCGCTCCACCCGCTCGGCCGGCTGA